The Theileria orientalis strain Shintoku DNA, chromosome 2, complete genome genome has a window encoding:
- a CDS encoding transmembrane protein 17: MKILVSTALLLINLACATNVDLERENSNHLVTLTESTFEKLTQASSGSTTGTWFVKFYAPWCSHCRRMAPAWESLAKELKGQVNVADVDVTRNPKLGRRFQIKGYPTLVLFHKGKMYHYEGGERTVEKLSQFALGEFSKTDALPVPAPLSVFALASDFVVSGVNEALRVYDAALAGFVTISTFAFLFGMVVGLVLSLFLFTRKATRKPKVLTERKKDK; the protein is encoded by the exons atgaaaattcTAGTATCAACCGCCCTTTTACTAATTAATCTAGCTTGCGCTACGAATGTGGACCTAGAGAGAGAAAACTCTAACCATCTAGTAACATTAACCGAATCGACATTTGAGAAGTTGACGCAGGCCTCTTCCGGTTCAACAACAG GAACATGGTTCGTTAAGTTTTACGCGCCGTGGTGTTCGCACTGCAGGAGAATGGCACCAGCATGGGAGTCGCTGGCAAAGGAGCTCAAAGGCCAGGTCAACGTGGCAGACGTCGACGTGACCAGGAACCCTAAACTGGGCAGAAGATTTCAGATAAAGGGGTACCCGACCCTTGTTCTGTTCCACAAGGGAAAGATGTATCACTACGAGGGAGGCGAGAGAACAGTGGAAAAGCTGTCGCAATTTGCTCTAG GTGAATTCAGCAAAACGGACGCGTTGCCCGTTCCAGCTCCACTGTCAGTGTTCGCTCTCGCAAGCGACTTTGTAGTGAGTGGAGTCAACGAAGCTCTGAGAGTGTACGACGCAGCACTGGCAGGATTTGTCACAATATCCACGTTCGCATTTTTATTCGGAATGGTTGTCGGACTTGTACTGtcgttatttttattcacaaGAAAAGCAACAAGGAAGCCGAAGGTACTAACGGAACGTAAAAAGGATAAATGA